A segment of the Candidatus Nitrososphaera gargensis Ga9.2 genome:
TTGGCGAAAACGTGGTGGTGCAGTATGGGTGGGACACGCACACAGTTGACGGAAAAAAAGTGCGGAGCCCACACTACGACATACTCGGCTACACAATCAACATCGCGACGAAAATGACCACGCTTGCCAAGCCGGACCAGATAGTGATAGGCCAGATGGTTTACGACGTGCTGGACGACAGGCAAAAGTCCACGTTCCACCCACTCAGGATAAGCCCCGAAGTGTGGAACTATGTGAGCGACTATTCGCACGGGATATACCCACTTTATGGCACAGCCTGAGAGAGGCAGCAGCTAGAGAGAGTAGATATATATCGGAAAAACAAACTAGTAAAACTATTAGATGCGATCTATCGAATACGAGGACTCTTTTGTCAAGATTGCCGGCCTTATTGGAGGCGAGGAGTACGTCAAGGTGGCCAGGGCCCTCCTGAACACCGAGGACGTCACGGACGAGGAGATAGCGAGCGCAACGGGCCTGAAGATAAACATCGTCCGCAAGGTGCTGTACGACATGTTTGGCAAGGCGCTGATAACCGGCATCCGCGTCAAGGACGAAAAGAAGGGCTGGTTCGTCTATAGGTGGCGCGCCAAGCAGGACCAGGTTGACAACTTTATCGAGAACCAGAAGAAAAAGATCCTCGACAGGCTGCACAAGCGGCTGGAATACGAAGAATCGACCGAGTTTTACCACTGCGGCAACCGTGACTGCCCGCGCGTAAAGTTCGACGCGGCGGTCGAGCTGTTCTTCAAGTGCCCCAACTGCAAAGGCCCGCTCAACATGGTGGACAACACCAAGGTCAAAGAGGCGCTGCGCTACAAGATCGACCAGATAACGACCGACATTTCTTCAAAGAAATAATTTGGCTTTTGCCCGCCTGATATCCCTTATTTAGTTTGACAATATGTCTATGTCATGATAGGCGTTCACCAGCGTTCTGTAGAAGTGTTTGATTCCCCAATAACCAGAAAGCAGACGTACACATCGCTTCCCCGGCCGATCCAGTGCGCCCGATGCAACCATCTCGCCTACTGCAAGGTGATGTACGATCTAGGACAAGTGATCAAGGTAGAATTCCTCTGCAAGGCGTGCTGCGAAGCTAGCTAACTAACTGACCCGCGCGGATTTGAGCCTCTGCCACTGTTGTACATAGAGCATTTTCAATCCTCCTCCTGTCTGCATCAGGACAGAGAGGCGCACAAAAAGCACGACTCGCATAGGAGGAAGTGGACGTGCTTTGCTACCTCTGTTTTTCAATGATCGCGCTTGCAGTCTTGAAGATCCGCAGCCACATCGGCCACGTAAGCTTGCCCGTGTTCGTGTTCTGCCTGCTTGGGTGGTAGGACGCAAGCAATGTTTTTCCATCGACCTGATGGCGAGCCCCGTGCCCAAATGAGAGCCCCTTTGCTCCAACAGCTCGGCAGTAGGCGTCAAATCCAATCTTGCCAAGCGCAAGCACCACCCTGACCTTGTCCAAAAGCTTGAGCTCTGAGATGAGATATTGAGAGCAGTTCCGCAGTTCGGATGGCAGTGGCTTGTTGTCTGGTGGCGCGCAGCGCACCGCGGCAGTGATGTAGGCGTCCTTTAGCACCAGCCCGTCGTCCCTGCTCCTGCTTGTCGGCATGCTCGCAAACCCTGTTTCATGCATCGCCCTTGCGAGCCAGTCGCCCGAGCTGTCGCCGGTGAACATCCTGCCGGTGCGGTTGCCGCCGTGCGCTGCAGGCGCAAGCCCAACTATCAGCAACCGCGCGTTTGGATCGCCCCAGCTTGGCAGCGGCCGCGCCCAGTACTGTTCGTTTGCAAACCGCCTTACTTTGTCCTGACCTACCTGCCTGATGTACTGCGCCAGCCTCGGGCACAATTCGCATTTGGTTATCTGCGCGTTGAGCTTGCGCAGTTTCTCTGTATTCACGATAGCAAGTTTTTATCTATTATCGTAATAATCTTTTTATCACCCAAAAGGCAGTTCGTTCTACGTTTGTCCACTGACATTAATAATAATACTGGCAACGAGCTGGCACTGATCGCCGGCTCTGTGGTATTGAGCGACAACCCCTCCCAGCAGCTAAAGTACTGGAGGAAAAAGTTTGGTGTCAAGCAGGCAGATCTTGCAAGGAAGATGGACATCACGCCGTCCGTCCTGAGCGACTACGAGAAGGGCCGCAGGCCATCTCCCGGAGTCAACTTTATCAAGCGTTACTTGATCGCCCTGTACGAGCTTGGCAGGTCAAACAGCCACGCCGCTACGACAGAAGAAGAAAAGATGGCTCCAACGCCGGTCGCCAATGTACATATAAGCCAGCCCTGACAAAAGCTAGCTCACATATATGCCTCTTATTCTAGTATCAATGTATCCGGGCAGGACCAAAGAGCAGAAGGACGAGTTTGCAAAAGCTATAACCGACGCCGCGGTCCAGATATTAAAGACCAAGCCAGAACACGTTATCGTGGTGTACGACGAAAAGCCCAAGGAGAACTGGTTCCAGTCGGGCAAGCCGCTCTAGAGGATATGTACGATCCTGATGACCCAGAGCTCCAGACAATGGCAAGCGGGATCATCAACGCTGTCAAGAGATACTCTATCCCCTACGAGCGCCTCACGGGCCAAGAGATCTGGGAGGAGCTGCAGAGGAAGGGCTACAGATTCCCTGTGAGCGGCAGGCGCATAGATTTTCTGTACGAGTCTGCCCGGTGGTTCGACGCCCTTGATCTGGCGATAAAAAAGCTGAAAAGCGAAGCCCAGTAGCAAAAACTATTTTTATTTTGGGCGTCTTTTGTGCACTGCTTGGAGAAAAAGAAGAAAAAGAGAGTCGCGCTGGTGCAGATGCGTTCGTCAGAGGACAAACAGAAGAATCTGGACAAGTCGATCGAGTTTATCGCCGAGGCAGCTGCCAAGGGCGCAGATCTCGTATGCTTTCCCGAGTTCCAGATGGCGTTTTCGCCTGGCAGCCAGTCCGCGGCGCAGCTGGCCGCCGGCATAGCCGAAACCGTCAGGGGCAACTTTGTTTCAAAACTTGCAGAGGCTGCCAAGAAAAACAACATCGGCGTTATTGCGACGATCTATGAAAAGAGCGGCAGGTTCCAGCGCGTCTACGACACCGCCGTGATGATACGCCCCGCCGGCAAAGTGTCGTCGGTTTACCGCAAGCTGCACCTCTACAACGCGCTTGGGTTCAAAGAGTCTGCCAAGCTGGTGCCCGGAAAAAATATCGCCAAGCCTGCCAAGACAAATGCCGGCAGCGTCGGGCTCTTGATCTGCTATGACCTGCGGTTTCCCGAGCTGTCAAGGATCCTGACTGTCAAGGGCGCAGACTTCCTAGTCGCACCTTCCGCATGGGTCGCCGGCGAAATGAAGGAGGAGCACTGGCAGACGATGGTAAAAGCAAGGGCTATTGAGAACGGCTCGTACGTGGTCGCGCCCGACCAGGTGGGCAACATCTATTGCGGCAGGAGCATGGCAGTCGATCCGTTTGGCGTGGTGCTTGTCGATATGGGTCAGCGAGAGGGCGTCGAGGTAATCGAAATTGATAAATCGCGTGTGCAGCAGGTCAGAAAATCGCTGCCCCTGCTAAAGAACCGCCGTACAGACGTGTACAGATTATTATCGTACTAGCACGACAGCGCCAAGTGATGATCATTGTGGGATGTCTTCCAGTCGATCTTGCACTCGCGCTTGTCTAGGGGGCATGGGAACCTCTCCCTGCAATATTCGCACATGTGCGCGTGATCGCTGTACATCATCTTACTAATTGCAACAGGTGGTCGTTTTCTTATTAGGTTGATGCAAGGATGCTAGCGAAGCTTGTTCTAGAACTTCACTTCTTTTTTGATGGGCACTGCATGTTGACACATATTTTCCAATGCTTTGACCGCCTTGCAAAAACTACTCCAACTATCGGCCAGCCACACTCGGGGCACGCCTTGCCTAGCACCCTTATCGCGCCCTTCTGTGGCAGAGGCGCCGTGGCCTTGCAGCCGCCAGAATAGTTCGAGCAGCCGACGAACCTCTTTTTTGTCTTGTACGATTTTATCATGCGCAGCTGCCCCTTTTTGCACACCGGGCACGAGCCGATCATCGTTGCGGCCTGCGCGCCGTTCGCAGAAGAAGAGGCGGCGTTGCCTATCCGAGCGCCAATATCCACCTCTTTTTCAATGAACGCCGACAGCGACTCTATCAATTTATCGACAGCCTGCTCTATGACCAAAACGCTTTCGGCAGAACCCTGCTCTACCTTTTCCAGCTGCTCCTCCATCGATCTTGTCAGGCTTGTAGAGATTATGGCGGGCACGAACGTTCTCATAGAGTCAATGACTGCAAAGCCGAGGTCTGTCACCTCGATCCCGCCCCTGACCGAAGAAGCAATGTAGTTGCGCTTGAACAGTGTGGCAATGATGTCCGCTCTGGTAGCTTTGGTCCCTATCTGCTCCTGCTCCATCTTGGCAAGCAGGCTCGCCTGGTTGTAGCGGTAGGGCGGCTGTGTGAACTTTTCCTCCATATCTATGCCAAGGTTTTTTACTAGATCGCCCTTGCGCAGCTCTGGCAGCTCGTGTTGTTCCAGTCTGACATGAGGCTTGTAGAACACCATCCAGCCTTCATACACTGGCGACCTGCCTTGCGCCTTGAAAGTGTGGCTGTTAACATCTATCGAAACGTCAGTGTGCCTGCTTATCGCCGGGTCGCCAAACGTGGCAAGGAACCTTTTCACTACTAGGTCATAGACCTTGAATTCAAGGCTGCTCAGCTTTTGCTGCGGCGCTACGCCCGTGGGGTAGATCGCAGGGTGCGCCGGGTCTGTCATGCGCCCCTCATTTGGCACAAGGCGGCCCTTTGAGAGGAGCATCGATGTCAGCTGCCCGTAGCCTCCTATCCTTGACAGGCTGGAGATTATCTTGCCGTAGCCTATGGAAGGGGGCAGCTTTTGGCTTGACGTGCGGGGGTACGAGATCAGCGCCTGCAGATACAATTTTTCAGCTATTGCAAGCGTGTAGCCGGGGCCGAGCTTGAACAGCCTGTACGCTTCGCGCTGGAGGTCGCCGATGTTAAATGGCGTGGGCGGCCCGAGCACCGCCTTGCTGTCAACAACATCGCTCACCGTCCCGTCTCTGCCAATGCACGCGCTTACAATCGACTTAGCTTCTGCAAGCGTCCCAACCTTTGGCTTTTCGTACTGCGCTGAAAATGTCTGGTTGTTTTTTTCAAACTGCGCCGCTATTGTCCAGTATGGATCAGGGACGTGCAGCCTTATTTCTAGTTCCCTGTCGACTGCAAACGCAAGCGTCGGGCCCTGCACTCTGCCGATAGAGAGGTTGCAGTACCCGTTGCTGGCCATCTTGAGCGACTGGGCAAGCGCCCTTGAGAGGTTGACGCCATAGATAAAGTCAAGCATGTGGCGCGACCGACCGGCCTCCGCTAGCCCGCCGCTCGGCCTTTCTAGGCTGGCAAACGACTCCCTTATCTCCTCGTCGGTGAGCGTCGAGAATTTTGCCCGCAGCGCCTTCTCATACTTGCCGCCGCACGCGTATTGCAGGATGTTGTGACCTATCACCTCGCCCTCCTGATCATAGTCGCACGCGTGCACAAATGCCGACGCATTTTTTGATAATTCAGAGATGACTTTGATGGCTCTAGCTGCCCTTGGATTTTTGTCGACCGGCGCCCACTCCAAGTCGAGCACAGGATACACGCTCCTGTTCTTTGTCGAATCGGCAAGACCATAGAGGTGGCCAAGAGCACTGCACACCTTGTAGTGGCAATCACTATTTGCCACGTCAAAAACAGAAATCCCGGCTGGCTTTGACTCCTTTGGATCGCCCAGCGCCTGCGCTATCCTCCTTGCAGCATCGGGCTTTTCGCAGACGACGAGCGTGTACAAGAACTAGCCGATCTTGGAAGATATTGCAATATTAACAATCCGATCCCGCTTTTGGCTCTGATAGCGGCGGGCTATCCTACATCTGGCCATCGAAATAATTTATCTGCTTGTCCTCAGGCATAACGATGGCATAGATCATGGATCAGCGCAGCATGATTCTCTATAACAATAATGCAAGAAAGATATCTGATAAGTGATAAACCCTTTGTGTCCCATGATGCCAAAAAGCCCCAGAACTTGGAAAATTCTTCTTGCCCTGCAAGGAGCCTTGTGCTAATTTTTGCCGAGCCGCCGGGAAGAAGCATGTAACGAATCAGTTTAAGAAATTTTCTGGCAGACATGATAAATCCGTATCCTATTTTTTAGGATGCGCTGAACAGAATAGAATCCAGACTAGCGTTCCTTGCATTGGGGACCGTGCTGGTCATGGCAGCCGTCGCCTTTGTGTTAACAGCCAACGCGCAGCTAATCAATGCCGAGATCGCAAACATTGACTGCAACCAACAGCAGGAACAAAGGCAGAACTCGGAGCAAACCTAGCAAAATGAACAGAAGAACAAGCAGAGTTCAGAGCAAACCCTTCTGAGCGAGCAGAGCAGCGATCAAGACACAGGGCAAGATGATGAGCAGAACAGCCTGTTAGGTTCGATCAACAGACTGCTGTCTGGCAACCAAGAATCTAAAGAGAGCACCGATCAGGAGAACGAGCAAGAGACAGAACAGAATGCAGAGAACACTAATGAACAGAGCAACGAGCAAAGCGCTGATGCAGATCAGGATTGCGGCGCCGTCTCTGTTGCACCAGTAGTTGGCTTGGGCGGACTCTAAGCGAGTCTCAATCCTATCATTCTTTTTTCTTTTTGTCAATTCAATCTTCAGTTTTTTGTCTGGCAGAACAGGATATGTACAGATGACAAAAATCTCTATCCATTAGTATTCTATCTTAGGTTATTAAGAAACAATTTCAAGTTCTATTAATTATAAAAATGACTAATGCATTTTTACCACTGAAAGTGGTTGATAAAAAATTTGCCATTGATGACAATGAGCCTGTTCAAAAGATGCAAGAGAAATCCTCTGTCTATCTTCAAAGGAGAATCTGACGCTATTCCACATGGCCAGCGTAGGCATCAGGTACAACTTTGCCCTTCTTGAAAGATCAGGGATTTCAAGAAAGCAGTACTACAAAGGGCTCAGGGCGCTAAAAAATGTTGACCTTGTGCGCAAGTTTGGCAACAAGTACCTTCAGACTACGCTTGGCAAGCTGGTTTATCATGAAATCTTGAAGATCGAGAAATATGCCTATCACTTGAACGAGATGAAAATGATCGATATCCTGAAGGACTCCGGCCAGTTCAGCCAGCACGAGGTGTCGGCACTTATCAAGAAAATGAGCGATAGCGGGTAGGACTCGTTCCTATCGGACATCGCTAACGAAATGTGACATCATATCATCCGCCTGCTTGTTTTACCGCACACTATATACTACACACCGCCCCTGATTCTTCTGCTGCAACACTAATCAAGCTATTTATAATGCAAAAAACTATTTTCTACAGAGATGGCAAACAGCAAAGTCTGCGTTCTTGGTGCCGGCAGCACGAAATATGGAAAATTGAACGAAAGTATTATTGAAATTGCACTAAATGCGGCCAAGGACGCCATTGAATCGGCCGGGATCACTCCAAAGGACATTCAGGCAGGCTACATCTCTAACGTGTTCGGGGTTGCGGACAAGCAGGTGCACATGGCGCCTGTCATCATGAGCAACCTTGGCATCTCGCATGTCCCGGGGCTCACAATCGAGTCTGCGTGCGGCTCGGGCTCGGTCATGTTCAGGGAAGCCTATGCTAACGTGGCAGCTGGTTTTTACGACTGCGTCCTTGCACTTGGCGTCGAAAAGGTGACGCATACCGGCACGGTGCACAGCACCACTCTGTTTTCATACTGCTCTGACTTTTTCTACGAAGGTGGCAACGGCGCTTCATTCCCTGGGCTGTTCGCTTCGATGGCCCGCGCCTACATGAACACACACAAGGCGACCGAGGAGGACCTTGCACATGTCGCGGTCAAGAACCATGAAAACGGCCTGCTGAACCCAAAGGCGCATGTGCGCAAAAAGATCACGGTAGACGACGTTTTGAAATCGCCGGTGGTCGCATCGCCGCTAAAGCTGCTTGACTGCTGCCCATTCTCTGACGGCGCTTCTGCAACGATCCTCTGCAGCGAAGAGTTTGCGAAAAAGAGCGGCAGACCATACGTAGAGATAATTGGTTCTGGCAGAGGCGCTTCGCCGGCAGCAGTGCAGGGAAGGGAGGACATCACCACCATCCCAAGCACGGTCGCTGCAGCAAGGCAGGCGTACAAGATGGCCGGAGTGACTCCAAAAGACATCAACTTTGCAGAGGTGCACGACTGCTTTACGATAGCGGAGGTAATCGACATCGAAGATCTCGGGTTCTTCCCCAAGGGCAAGGCGGCCCACGCGGTGAGGGACGGGGCGACGCGCCTCAATGGCGAGATCCCGATAAACCCGTCAGGCGGATTGAAATCAAAGGGCCACCCGATCGGCGCGACAGGCGTCGGGCAGGTGGTCGAAGTGTTCGAGCAGTTCACCGGCATGGCCGGCGAACGCACGGTGCCAAACGCCGAGATTGCGCTCACACACAACTTTGGTGCCACTGGCGCAAGCGCCGCAGTCCACATATTCAAAAAAGTTGACAGGAAATGATGGAGAAATTGTCGTCAACGGAAAGCACACACCAGAGGTTCATTGAGGCTGCCAACAGGAAAAAGATACTTGCCCACAAGTGCGTAAAGTGCGGCCACATGATGCTTGAGACGGTGCTCTTTTGTGAAAAGTGCTCTGGCAGCAAATTCAAGCATGTGGAGCTTGAGGGGGCCGGCACGGTGGTGACATACACCATCCAGGCGGTTGCGCCTGAGGGCTTTGAGGATGCCGGCTCGTACGCTTGGGTCGTGTTCAAGGTAGACAACTCGCAGCTGAGAGCGTCAGGATTCCTGCCCGGCATCAAGGTCCCGGCCGACCTGCCGATAGGCACCAAGGTAAGAGTGGCCGGCTTTGATTCAAAGCACGGTCTGATGCTCCAGAAGTAACAACAACTGTTGTGTATGTATGTAACGCGGCACACCTAGCTTTTTCTTATATCCACCACCCGCGTCTTTATGCCTATGTACATGTTCGAATCAAAAGTGTATGAATGTCAAGCGTGTGGCCAGTTCTTTTTCTTCAAGCAGGATGCCGACGATCACACGAGCAAGACCGGACATGCCAGCTTTAAGGTGACAGATTGGACATCACCGGCGCAGCCATCGCCCCGGATCAACAGAGGCAAGGCGCCGATCTAGCATAGCGGCAGTTGCGCGTTTTGTAAAAAACTGTCAAGGAGACTTTTCTTATTCCAGTTATTGCAGGCTGCTAGCATATGCTATCTGCAGATGTAGTTTGCGGCAAGTGCGGCTCGGTGGTCTACAAGATGCGAATGCTCAAGTCGGTCAAGGACGCGCTGCGCGCGACAAACAACCGCTGCCCCGTGTGCGGCGCCGCGCTCAACCCTGGCGATTTTACTGTTGCAGTAAGCAAGCGCTAGCGCAGTCGATCGTGCTTGCGAAAGCCGCCATAGTATGCTAGCGCGGCAAGCGCTACCGCAATCAGATACCACGTGGGCACCACAAAGCTTCCAAAGTCTATTGCGCCCATGTGCATCGACGTCCAGTCCGTCCACTGCATCAAGAGCCCGCCTTTTGGATCGCTCTCAAGCGGCACGGCCCACCTGTTGACAAACCATGCAAAATCCTCAACCACTATCGCGGTGATGAGGTTGGCAAAGCCAATGAACATCGCCTTGATGCGCTTGTGCCGGCCGAGAAGCTTGAACGACATGTCGTCCCAGAGCGCGGCAAAGCTGATGAGGACAAATATGAAAAGCATCGGGAACAGATGATACTGGTACATGTTGCCAATAATGGGCTCGGTCTCTCTGCTCCTGTCGAAATTCGAGTCGGTGACCAGCACCTCGCCGTTTGAGATCTGAAGCGCAGGGTCCTTAATGTAATAGTATTCGAGGTGGGCAAAGCTGACTGCAAACACGACTCCAATGATTGTGGTTGCGATGAACTCGATCTTGCGTGCGCCCAGATGCTTTGCGATGTGCTCTCTCTTTGAAACGTGGCGGCTGTGATCCTCGTCTGTGACCATCTTGCTATTTTGTACGCGACCATCGCTATTAAGAAGAAGATACAAATTTTTTCGTAGCTCAGCTTTGTAGCAGCTTTTTGTACACAGAGTACAACATCCGGGGTTTTGCCGTTTTACTTCGCCGGCTGGTAGTAGTATAAGAAGATGGCAGGGGGAGACAAGCGCCAGCAGTTCGTGAGCCAGATCACCACAGCGACCGGCGTGGTCTACAACCAGCTCACGCGCCTCAAGATGCTCGACAAGAGGTTTGCCTCTATGGAGGCGTACTACCTAGAGCAGATAACCTCAAACATCAAGTCAGGCAACAACGCCCGTGCCAAGATCCTCGCCACTGAACTGTCAAATGTGAGGCGGCTCCGCCGAACTACGCAGCATACCGGCCTTGCGCTTGAGGCGATAGTGATCCGCTTCAGTACGATAAACGAGTTCGCCAAGATCCTCGACACCATCGACCCAACCATTGAGATGATAAAGGGAATCCACACGGAGCTGACCCGGGCCATCCCAGCTGCCAGCGAGGCGCTCTCCGAGGTCTCGACTGTGACCACGGACGTGCTGCTCAACGCAAACATCAAGGCAGACGCCAGAATCTCGACTCCTGTGGACGCAGATGCTCTTTCGATACTCAACGAGATCGAGGGGGTGCTTGAGGACGAGGCAAAGGCCAAGCTCCCAGAGGTGCCAACCAACATCATCCCGGTTCAAAAGCAGGAACAAGAAGAAGAGCAGCAGCCTGCCGAAGAGACGAGGGTGATGGTTGAAAGCTAACTAGCTAGACAATAGTTGACCTTTTGGTCAAGCCCAAGTAGGGCAGTAGATCGTACTGTTAGTTAAAAATATTTTACAAAGTAGTTTTAATCATTTACCTTGATAACGGGGTGCAATGGAACAGATGAGTTTTGATTCTCAAGCAAAGGATTCCAAGAAAGGCGGGGTCTTGGAGTCTGCGTCAAAGCGCGTCAGGATGATTTTCTCGGTGATGGCAAGCCCGAACAGGATCGATATACTGCGCATTCTCAATACAAAGGGGCCGCTCACCTATTCTGAACTCAAGGCGCTGGCCGGCTTCAAGTCAAAGAAAGAGTCGGGCAAGTTTGCCTACCACCTGAGGAAGCTGCTGAGGCAATTGCTGGTTGCCCTCAACAAGGCAGAGCGCAGGTATACAATAACGAACCTGGGCAAGCTCGTGCTGTCTCTGGCAAGGCAGATCGAGGAGCGCTCGATAATCGAGAGCGGCAAAATGTACGTGAGGACCAGCAGGCACACCATTGAGGAGTTCAACTCGCATAAGATAATCCAGTCGCTCGTGAGAGAGGCCAACCTGCCGCTGGAGCAGGCACACAAAATCACTGAGGAGGTCGAGAACAAGATCTACAAGTTCCAGACTGCCTACCTAACATCTTCTCTAATACGCGAGACAGTCAACTCTGTCCTCATAGAGCACGGCCACGAGGAGTATCGCAACAAGCTTGCAAGGGTGGGCCTTCCGTCCTCAGACATTGTCGAGATGCTCTCAGCCGAAGGCGCGACGGTGGACAGCGTCATGGCAAAAACTGCCGGCTCGGTCTTTTCCGAGTATCTGGTATTCAACACGCTGCCAAAGGACATCGCCGACATGCACCTGGCCGGTGAGATCAACATTTCAAACGCTGGAGTGTGGGGCCTGCTCCCAGACACGGTCTTTTTCGACCTGTCAGAGCTTGAAGAGGGGCTGGACCTAAAAGGGCGGTTCCTGAACGTGGCCAGAATCCCGGCGATCAAGAGCCCGGATGATGTAATAGCCGCGCTGCCGGCTCTGGTGTCGCTCCTTTCAAGGGAGGCTTCATCAGAAGTCGTGATTGAAGGCATTGTGCCAGCGCTGCTAAAGAACCTGAAAGACCCTGAAGACATTGCTTCGCGGTTTGCAAGAGCGCTGGCAGCTTCGTCAGCCGCGCCTTCGTACTCCGGCACTATAGCGACAATAGCAGTGCCTGACGGCATTGACGCGCGGCAGCTGAACGCGCTGCTCGATGGCTACAGGAAATACGTCGACGCGACGCCCGCGCCAAGGATAGGCCTTGCGATAGCAGCAGGCAAGATAATAATAAAGGACAACCTTGACCATGTGGCCGCAGCTGTGCGCAGCGGCGGCATCATTTCAATAGGCAGTAGTAGCGGCGGCGCCCGGGCAAGCAATGGCATCCGCAAATCAGGCAAGGGCGCAGCAGCGATGTCGTTCCATTCGCTTTCGATAAACCTGCCGCGGCTTGCATACGAATCAAATAAGGACGAAACTTATTTCAGGGCAAAGCTGGCGCTCATGATAAAGCCGTCGCTTGCAGCAATGTCGATGCGCAAGAAAACCATAGTCGACTATGCCAAGAGGGGCCTGCTCCCTTCGCTTGCAAGCGCCACTCAGTCAATGCAGAGGGGCACGTCGACAATAGTGATCAACCTTACTGGAGCCCGCGAATCGGTCTACAACATACTGGGCGAGTCTTCTTCGAGTGAGGTGCTCCAGAAGGTGCTCAAGACGGCCACCGAGGTGGCGGCCAGCCAAGGCAAGCAGCTTGGCGAGGAGGGGGCCGGCATTGCCA
Coding sequences within it:
- the topA gene encoding DNA topoisomerase I — translated: MYTLVVCEKPDAARRIAQALGDPKESKPAGISVFDVANSDCHYKVCSALGHLYGLADSTKNRSVYPVLDLEWAPVDKNPRAARAIKVISELSKNASAFVHACDYDQEGEVIGHNILQYACGGKYEKALRAKFSTLTDEEIRESFASLERPSGGLAEAGRSRHMLDFIYGVNLSRALAQSLKMASNGYCNLSIGRVQGPTLAFAVDRELEIRLHVPDPYWTIAAQFEKNNQTFSAQYEKPKVGTLAEAKSIVSACIGRDGTVSDVVDSKAVLGPPTPFNIGDLQREAYRLFKLGPGYTLAIAEKLYLQALISYPRTSSQKLPPSIGYGKIISSLSRIGGYGQLTSMLLSKGRLVPNEGRMTDPAHPAIYPTGVAPQQKLSSLEFKVYDLVVKRFLATFGDPAISRHTDVSIDVNSHTFKAQGRSPVYEGWMVFYKPHVRLEQHELPELRKGDLVKNLGIDMEEKFTQPPYRYNQASLLAKMEQEQIGTKATRADIIATLFKRNYIASSVRGGIEVTDLGFAVIDSMRTFVPAIISTSLTRSMEEQLEKVEQGSAESVLVIEQAVDKLIESLSAFIEKEVDIGARIGNAASSSANGAQAATMIGSCPVCKKGQLRMIKSYKTKKRFVGCSNYSGGCKATAPLPQKGAIRVLGKACPECGWPIVGVVFARRSKHWKICVNMQCPSKKK
- a CDS encoding carbon-nitrogen hydrolase family protein gives rise to the protein MEKKKKKRVALVQMRSSEDKQKNLDKSIEFIAEAAAKGADLVCFPEFQMAFSPGSQSAAQLAAGIAETVRGNFVSKLAEAAKKNNIGVIATIYEKSGRFQRVYDTAVMIRPAGKVSSVYRKLHLYNALGFKESAKLVPGKNIAKPAKTNAGSVGLLICYDLRFPELSRILTVKGADFLVAPSAWVAGEMKEEHWQTMVKARAIENGSYVVAPDQVGNIYCGRSMAVDPFGVVLVDMGQREGVEVIEIDKSRVQQVRKSLPLLKNRRTDVYRLLSY
- a CDS encoding transcription factor, translated to MRSIEYEDSFVKIAGLIGGEEYVKVARALLNTEDVTDEEIASATGLKINIVRKVLYDMFGKALITGIRVKDEKKGWFVYRWRAKQDQVDNFIENQKKKILDRLHKRLEYEESTEFYHCGNRDCPRVKFDAAVELFFKCPNCKGPLNMVDNTKVKEALRYKIDQITTDISSKK
- a CDS encoding helix-turn-helix domain-containing protein, translating into MSTDINNNTGNELALIAGSVVLSDNPSQQLKYWRKKFGVKQADLARKMDITPSVLSDYEKGRRPSPGVNFIKRYLIALYELGRSNSHAATTEEEKMAPTPVANVHISQP
- a CDS encoding uracil-DNA glycosylase, producing the protein MNTEKLRKLNAQITKCELCPRLAQYIRQVGQDKVRRFANEQYWARPLPSWGDPNARLLIVGLAPAAHGGNRTGRMFTGDSSGDWLARAMHETGFASMPTSRSRDDGLVLKDAYITAAVRCAPPDNKPLPSELRNCSQYLISELKLLDKVRVVLALGKIGFDAYCRAVGAKGLSFGHGARHQVDGKTLLASYHPSRQNTNTGKLTWPMWLRIFKTASAIIEKQR
- a CDS encoding tautomerase family protein yields the protein MPLILVSMYPGRTKEQKDEFAKAITDAAVQILKTKPEHVIVVYDEKPKENWFQSGKPL
- a CDS encoding Zn-ribbon domain-containing OB-fold protein, coding for MEKLSSTESTHQRFIEAANRKKILAHKCVKCGHMMLETVLFCEKCSGSKFKHVELEGAGTVVTYTIQAVAPEGFEDAGSYAWVVFKVDNSQLRASGFLPGIKVPADLPIGTKVRVAGFDSKHGLMLQK
- a CDS encoding thiolase domain-containing protein, with product MANSKVCVLGAGSTKYGKLNESIIEIALNAAKDAIESAGITPKDIQAGYISNVFGVADKQVHMAPVIMSNLGISHVPGLTIESACGSGSVMFREAYANVAAGFYDCVLALGVEKVTHTGTVHSTTLFSYCSDFFYEGGNGASFPGLFASMARAYMNTHKATEEDLAHVAVKNHENGLLNPKAHVRKKITVDDVLKSPVVASPLKLLDCCPFSDGASATILCSEEFAKKSGRPYVEIIGSGRGASPAAVQGREDITTIPSTVAAARQAYKMAGVTPKDINFAEVHDCFTIAEVIDIEDLGFFPKGKAAHAVRDGATRLNGEIPINPSGGLKSKGHPIGATGVGQVVEVFEQFTGMAGERTVPNAEIALTHNFGATGASAAVHIFKKVDRK
- a CDS encoding SNF7 domain-containing protein, with translation MAGGDKRQQFVSQITTATGVVYNQLTRLKMLDKRFASMEAYYLEQITSNIKSGNNARAKILATELSNVRRLRRTTQHTGLALEAIVIRFSTINEFAKILDTIDPTIEMIKGIHTELTRAIPAASEALSEVSTVTTDVLLNANIKADARISTPVDADALSILNEIEGVLEDEAKAKLPEVPTNIIPVQKQEQEEEQQPAEETRVMVES